From Phalacrocorax carbo chromosome 6, bPhaCar2.1, whole genome shotgun sequence, a single genomic window includes:
- the TPRA1 gene encoding transmembrane protein adipocyte-associated 1, whose protein sequence is MFQSMMSVMTFSVSDNITHSTALVTALDNVTTLSPTTMQAINDTNITVPHKCLLLLYEDIGKSRVRYWDLLLLVPNVLFFMFLLWKLPSARAKIRVTSSPIFTTFYILVFVVAVVGIARAVVSMTVSASDAATVADKILWEITRFFLLAIELSVVILGLAFGHLESKSSVKRVLAITTVLSLAYSVTQGTLEILYPDAHLSAEDFNIYGHGGRHFWLASSCFFFLVYSFVVILPKTPLKDRISLPSRKSFYVYAGILALLNLVQGLGSALLCVDIIEGLCCVDATTFLYFSFFAPLIYVAFLKGFFGSEPKILFSYKCQVDEPEDVDVHLPHPYAVAKKEGMDSGFYSSTQIDTTAYLDDVASMPYHVGSINSVDSDRWKAINA, encoded by the exons ATGTTCCAGTCCATGATGTCTGTGATGACGTTCTCAGTGTCTGACAACATCACACATTCAACTGCCCTGGTGACAGCTCTGGATAATGTGACAACTTTGTCCCCGACAACAATGCAGGCGATCAATGACACCAACATCACTGTGCCACACAAGTGCCTGTTGTTGCTTTATGAGGACATTGGGAAGTCCAG AGTCCGCTACTGGGATCTTCTGCTCCTGGTTCCCAATGTGCTTTTCTTTATGTTTCTTCTCTGGAAGCTGCCCTCTGCCAGGGCCAAAATCCGGGTCACTTCCAGCCCAATCTTCACTACATTCTACATACTA GTATTTGTGGTGGCTGTGGTTGGTATTGCCCGTGCTGTTGTCTCCATGACTGTGAGTGCCTCTGATGCTGCTACAGTTGCTGATAAG ATCCTGTGGGAGATCACAAGGTTCTTCCTTCTGGCGATTGAACTCAGTGTGGTGATTCTAGGCCTTGCCTTTG GTCACCTGGAGAGCAAGTCAAGCGTGAAACGTGTTCTGGCAATCACTACAGTACTGTCTCTGGCATATTCTGTCACCCAG GGCACCCTGGAAATCCTGTACCCTGATGCCCACCTCTCAGCAGAAGATTTCAACATCTATGGCCATGGAGGGAGACACTTCTGGCTTGCCAgctcctgtttcttctttctg GTCTATTCCTTTGTGGTGATTCTTCCAAAAACTCCTCTGAAAGACCGGATTTCTTTGCCCT CCAGGAAGAGTTTTTATGTTTATGCCGGAATCCTGGCACTGCTGAACCTGGTGCAGGGCCTGGGCAGTGCCCTCCTCTGTGTGGATATCATAGAAGGACTGTG CTGTGTTGATGCTACCACGTTCCTTTACTTCAGCTTCTTTGCACCTCTCATCTATGTGGCATTCCTGAAAGGCTTCTTTGG GTCTGAACCGAAGATCCTTTTCTCATACAAATGTCAGGTGGATGAACCTGAAGATGTGGATGTGCACCTGCCCCACCCTTACGCTGTTGCCAAGAAGGAAGGAATGGATTCTGGATTCTACTCGAGCACGCAGATTGACACCACAGCCTACCTGGATGACGTGGCCTCTATGCCGTATCATGTGGGCAGCATCAACAGTGTAGACAGTGACCGCTGGAAAGCCATCAATGCCTAA
- the MCM2 gene encoding DNA replication licensing factor MCM2 has product MADSSESQAAATSPLRSSRRGDAFTSSPGRDLPPFEDESEGLLGTEGLPEEEEEGEELIGEGMERDYRPIPELDVYEAEGLALDDEDVEELTASQREAAERVMRQRDRELEQGMGRMRRGLLYDSDDEDEDRPSRKRRLAERAADGMEDEDEDMIESIENLEDMKGHSVREWVSMAAPRLEIYHRFKNFLKTHVDDHGHNVFKERISDMCKENRESLVVNYEDLAAQEHVLAYFLPEAPAEMLKIFDEAAKEVVLAMYPKYDRIAQEIHVRISHLPLVEELRSLRQLHLNQLIRTSGVVTSCTGVLPQLSMVKYNCSKCSFVLGPFFQSQNQEVKPGSCPECQSLGPFEINMEETVYQNYQRIKIQESPGKVAAGRLPRSKDAILLADLVDSCKPGDEIELTGIYHNNYDGSLNTANGFPVFATVILANHIAKKDNKLAIGELTDEDVKVIVGLSKDEQIGEKIFASIAPSIYGHEDIKRGLALALFGGEPKNPGGKHKVRGDINVLLCGDPGTAKSQFLKYIEKASSRAIFTTGQGASAVGLTAYVQRHPVSKEWTLEAGALVLADRGVCLIDEFDKMNDQDRTSIHEAMEQQSISISKAGIVTSLQARCTVIAAANPIGGRYDPSLTFSENVDLTEPIISRFDILCVVRDTVDPVQDEMLARFVVGSHVKHHPGSKEAVDGDANEVVLPNTYGVEPIPQEILRKYIIYAKEKVHPKLNQMDQDKVARMYSDLRKESMATGSIPITVRHIESMIRMAEAHARMHLRDYVVEDDVNMAIRVMLESFIDTQKFSVMRSMRKTFSRYLSFKRDNNELLLFILKQLVAEQVMYQRNRYGAQQDTIEVPEKDLVDKARQINIHNLSAFYDSEVFKMNRFSRDVKRKLIVQQF; this is encoded by the exons atGGCG GACTCCTCCGAGTCGCAGGCGGCGGCTACCAGCCCCCTGCGCAGCTCCCGCCGGGGCGATGCCTTCACCTCCAGCCCCGGCCGGGACCTGCCCCCCTTCGAGGATGAGTCCGAAGGGCTCCTGGGGACCGAGGGGCTCCccgaagaagaggaggaaggagaagagctCATCGGGGAAGGGATGGAAAG GGACTACCGCCCCATCCCCGAGCTGGATGTCTATGAAGCAGAGGGTCTGGCCTTGGACGACGAAGATGTGGAGGAGCTGACGGCTAGCCAGCGGGAAGCTGCAGAGCGAGTAATGAGGCAGCGAGACCGCGAGCTGGAGCAGGGCATGGGCCGCATGAGGAGGGGACTGCTTTACG ATAGTGATGATGAAGACGAAGACCGTCCTTCACGGAAGAGGCGGCTGGCAGAACGAGCTGCTGATGGCATGGAAGACGAAGATGAAGACATGATTGAGAGCATTGAAAATCTGGAAGACATGAAAGGGCATTCAGTGCGGGAGTGGGTTTCCATGGCAGCTCCCCGGCTTGAGATCTACCACCGCTTCAAGAACTTCCTGAAGACCCATGTAGATGACCATGGGCACAATGTCTTCAAGGAGCGGATCAGTGACATGTGTAAAG AGAACAGAGAGAGTCTGGTGGTGAACTACGAGGATCTGGCAGCCCAGGAGCATGTCCTTGCCTACTTTCTGCCTGAGGCcccagcagaaatgctgaagatCTTTGATGAAGCAGCCAAGGAAGTGGTGTTGGCCATGTACCCCAAATATGATCGCATTGCTCAGGAGATCCATGTCCGTatctcccacctccctctggTGGAAGAGTTGCGGTCACTTAG GCAACTGCACCTGAATCAGTTGATCCGAACCAGCGGAGTGGTGACGAGTTGCACAGGGGTCCTGCCTCAGCTCAGCATGGTCAAATACAACTGCAGCAAGTGCAGCTTTGTCCTGGGaccctttttccagtcccaaAACCAGGAGGTGAAACCCGGTTCCTGTCCAGAGTGTCAGTCTCTTGGCCCCTTTGAAATCAACATGGAAGAG ACAGTCTATCAGAACTATCAGCGCATCAAAATCCAGGAGAGCCCTGGGAAGGTAGCTGCCGGCAGGCTGCCCCGTTCCAAGGATGCCATTCTCCTTGCCGATCTGGTTGACAGCTGCAAGCCAGGGGATGAGATT GAGCTAACAGGGATCTACCACAACAACTATGATGGCTCCTTGAACACTGCCAACGGGTTCCCAGTATTTGCAACTGTGATCCTGGCCAACCATATTGCCAAGAAGGATAACAAGCTGGCTATTGGAGAACTGACTGATGAAGATGTGAAAGTGATTGTGGGTCTGTCCAAGGATGAGCAAATTGGGGAGAAG atttttgcCAGCATTGCCCCATCTATTTACGGGCATGAAGATATCAAGAGGGGCTTGGCTTTAGCTCTCTTTGGTGGAGAGCCCAAAAACCCAG GTGGCAAACATAAAGTCCGTGGTGACATCAACGTGCTTCTGTGCGGGGACCCTGGTACTGCGAAATCACAGTTTCTTAAATACATAGAGAAGGCATCTAGCAGAGCGATCTTCACCACTGGCCAGGGTGCTTCTGCTGTGGGCCTCACAGCCTATGTCCAGAGGCACCCGGTCAGCAAGGAGTGGACTTTGGAGGCAGGAGCCCTTGTGCTGGCTGACAGAGGTGTCTGCCTGATTGACGAATTCGACAAG aTGAATGATCAGGATAGGACCAGCATCCATGAAGCCATGGAACAGCAAAGCATTTCGATCTCCAAAGCAGGCATTGTCACATCCTTGCAAGCCCGCTGCACTGTTATTGCTGCTGCCAATCCAATAG GTGGGCGATATGACCCATCATTGACTTTCTCGGAGAATGTAGACCTGACAGAGCCCATCATCTCTCGATTTGATATCCTGTGTGTGGTGAGAGACACAGTGGACCCAGTGCAG GATGAAATGCTTGCCCGGTTCGTTGTTGGCAGCCATGTCAAGCACCACCCAGGTAGCAAAGAGGCAGTGGATGGGGACGCCAATGAGGTCGTTCTTCCCAACACATACGGGGTTGAACCCATTCCCCAGGAGATCCTGAGGAAATACATCATCTATGCCAAAGAGAAGGTTCACCCCAAACTCAACCAGATGGACCAGGACAAGGTGGCCCGGATGTACAGCGACCTCAGGAAAGAGTCTATG GCAACTGGCAGCATCCCCATCACAGTGCGTCACATTGAGTCCATGATCCGGATGGCCGAGGCTCATGCCCGCATGCACCTGCGGGACTATGTGGTGGAAGATGATGTCAACATGGCCATCCGGGTGATGCTGGAGAGCTTTATTGACACGCAGAAGTTCAGCGTCATGCGGAGCATGCGGAAG ACATTCTCCCGCTACCTTTCATTCAAGCGAGACAACAATGAACTGCTGCTGTTCATACTGAAGCAGCTGGTTGCAGAGCAGGTGATGTACCAGAGAAACCGCTATGGGGCCCAGCAAGACACCATAGAAGTGCCAGAGAAGGACTTGGTGGATAAG gCTCGGCAGATCAATatccacaacctctctgccTTTTACGACAGTGAAGTGTTCAAGATGAACAGGTTCAGCCGGGATGTGAAGCGGAAGCTGATTGTCCAGCAGTTCTGA